GCCGGCGAGGTGCTGTTCCCGCTGCCGTCGAGGAGGTCCTCCGGGGATCTGCCGTTGCAGTTCCACGGACGACAACGAGCGTCGTCCCGAGGCCACGGAACGGCACCGGAGGTCGGTCGACCTGGGGCAGGGCGAGGAATCGCAGCACCCCGGGGACGACGAAAGAGCGGCAGGTCGGTGACCTGCCGCTCTTCTTCGTTCGATCGGCCGCCTCACGGGCGGCCGCAAGGGGATCAGCCCCGGACGACCTTGCCGGCCTTCAGGCACGAGGTGCAGGCGTTGATCTTCTTCACGGTGCCGGGGGCGACCTGCGCCCGCACCGGCTGGATGTTCGGGTTCCAACGACGGTTGGTCCGACGGTGGGAGTGGGACACGCTCATCCCGAAGCCCGGGCCCTTGCCACAGACGTCACACACGGCAGCCACGATCGGCTCACTTCCTCATCGGACGGAGCCACCGACCCATCGGGCGGAACGTCCGTCATCTACTTGTACAAGACATGGATGCAGCCCGGCCGGGGACCGGGCAACCGTTCCAGACTACCGACAGTGCGCCGACCGGCCAAATCCCACCGACCGGGGGTGTCGCGGGGCACGATGGTCGGGTGGACGTGCTCGACCCGGGAACCGTACAGCGCTGGTTCGAGGTCGCCCTCGACGGTACCGACCAGGCCCCGCACCTGCGGATCCGGCCGACGGCCGACGAGCGGGCGGCCCTGGAATCGGCACGCTACGGGCTGCTCGCCGCGTTGGACGGGCAGGAGGTCATCGTGGCCGATCCGGCCGGCGGATCCGGACTGCTGCGGTACCTCACCGGTCTGGTCGCCGGTGTCGCGCAGGCCCGCCTCACCGACGCGTACCAGGACGGCACGGCGGCGCCCCTGCACCTGGTCGCCGGGATGATCGCCGGCGCCGCCGCGCTCGGTGCCGGCCCGACGTCAACCGACGCGGCCGTGCGGACCGGTGAGTCCGTGGCCAGCGCCGTGCCGACGGTGTCCGAGTCCGCGCACCGCGCCGGCGTCGCGGCCGCCGAGGCGGTGATCACCGGGGCCGATCTCACCGAGATGGCCCGGGTGGCCGAGCAGGCGTCACGGCAGGGCTGGCTGCCCACCGAGGACCTGCCCGAACTGCGACTGCACCTGCTGCTCGCCCAGCTGCTCGGCGCGCTCGCGGTCGGCGCGGCCGGGACCGCCGGCCACCGCACCGGTCCGGACTCCACCAGTTGCGGCGGCTTCCCGGGCGACAACTGCGGCGTGCCGTTCCCGGCCGAGGTGACCTTCACCCTGCACGGCGACCCGGCCGCGGCGGAGGCGCTGCGGGTCGAGCTGTCCGGGGTCGCCGAGGTCCAGCTGTGGGTGGAGGGATCCCGCCAGCTGTTCCACCTGCACACCGAGGACCCGGGTCCGGTGGTCGAGCAGGCCTATCTGATGGCGACACCGTTCGACCTGCGGATCACGCTGCGCGACTGAACACCTGTCGCAGCGGCCGCAAAGTTGGAAAGGGGACACGCCGCCGGGTGAGTTCGCCCCGGCTGCGCGCCGGGTAAGGATCGGGCAGGCAGTGTGGCCGTCGACCCAGGGAGCTCACCATGGCCGGATCCGTCCCCATCCATCCCGGACGTCGGCGCGCGCGCCGGGCGGCAGTCACGGCCGGGGCGGTGATGGCCCTGGTGCTCGGCAGCTCGCCGGAGGTGCTCGCGGCACCGCCGGCCCCGGAGTCCACCCCGCAGCCCGCACCCGCCGCCGCCGCCGCACTGCCGGCCTTGCAGGTCACCGAGCTGATCACCGGCCTCAACCAGCCGTGGGACCTGACCTTCACCCCCGACGGCACGATGATCTACAACCAGAAGTCGGGCCCGGTCCGCGCGAGGCTGACCAACGGCACCACCCGCCCGGTGTCGATGAACCAGGACGACCTGTGGGTGTCCGGCGAGACCGGCCTGATGGGGATGGTGGTCGACCCGGGCTTCCGGACGAACCGGTACTTCTACACCTGCCAGGGCTGGGAGTCCGGGGACAACCACGACGTCCGGGTGATCAAGTGGCAGATGAACGCCGGCTACACCGGCGCCTCCCGGGTCGGCAACCCGATCCTCACCGGCATCGGCGCCACCAGTGGTCGGCACGGCGGGTGCCGGCTGCGGTTCGACCGCAACGGCCTGCTGTACATCGGCACGGGTGACGCCGCGGTCGGCACGTGGCCGCAGGACCGCGAGGTCCTGAACGGCAAGGTCCTGCGGATCACCACCACCGGCGCCGCTGCCCCCGGCAACCCGTACTACAACAGCAGCAACGCGGTGACCCGGCGGATCTTCACCTACGGCCACCGCAACGTGCAGGGCCTGGCCCTGCGGCCCGGCACCAACGAGATGTGGTCGGTGGAGCAGGGCACCGGGCGCGACGACGAGGTCAACAAGCTCGGCGCCGGCCGGAACTACGGCTACAACCCGGTGCCCGGCTACAACGAGAGCGTCCCGATGACGGACCTGTCGCTGCCGAACGCCACCGCCGCGGTGTACACGACCGGGGATCCGACACTGGCCCTGTCCGGCGGCACCTGGCTGACCGGTGCGCAGTGGGGATCGCTGGACGGCGCGTTCGTCGCCGCTGCGCTGAAGGACACCTCGCTGCGCGCGCTCACCATCACCGCCGCCGGCACACTCGTGTCGCAGCAGTCGATCCCGCAGCTGGACAATTCCTA
This region of Nakamurella alba genomic DNA includes:
- the rpmB gene encoding 50S ribosomal protein L28, coding for MAAVCDVCGKGPGFGMSVSHSHRRTNRRWNPNIQPVRAQVAPGTVKKINACTSCLKAGKVVRG
- a CDS encoding PQQ-dependent sugar dehydrogenase, producing MAGSVPIHPGRRRARRAAVTAGAVMALVLGSSPEVLAAPPAPESTPQPAPAAAAALPALQVTELITGLNQPWDLTFTPDGTMIYNQKSGPVRARLTNGTTRPVSMNQDDLWVSGETGLMGMVVDPGFRTNRYFYTCQGWESGDNHDVRVIKWQMNAGYTGASRVGNPILTGIGATSGRHGGCRLRFDRNGLLYIGTGDAAVGTWPQDREVLNGKVLRITTTGAAAPGNPYYNSSNAVTRRIFTYGHRNVQGLALRPGTNEMWSVEQGTGRDDEVNKLGAGRNYGYNPVPGYNESVPMTDLSLPNATAAVYTTGDPTLALSGGTWLTGAQWGSLDGAFVAAALKDTSLRALTITAAGTLVSQQSIPQLDNSYGRLRSPQLGPDGALYVTTSDGDGQDQILRVVPQRTTGDSSCLGSRTSPTAPVGAVRTATGYYAFVVATDRTVRYKNVDLAGAFVNLGAQVIYGPSATSWDNQRIDLFAIAGDRSVLHRWRIGSTWSAWENLGFKAYSAPAAMSTGDRRLNVFARGADGALWMKRFDGSAWSAWTKLGGGLSGSPGALSGTNARVGFRHPNGKLYEMTFGANGLPSSGFVDRGFGICTAPGYSGSGAYLARSYVRSDRTVDVGKNGMNYGLRGGITGAVALTTGTSAYGFAAFGRGTNGALYMVDARTGVPGVGWRSLGGNLLQ